Genomic DNA from Bacteroidales bacterium WCE2008:
AAATGCCTGGAAATGGCAGTATGACGGCCGCTGGACTCCTGAGAAATATGCCGCCGGCGAGAAGATTACCTTCCCGAGGGCAGCGTACAGCGCGACTTCTTCGCACAACAACTATCTTGTCAGCGACTACTGGATGGTCTCTACTGACCATGTCAAGCTCAAGAACATAGAACTTGGCTACACTTTCGACCTCAGCGGCCGCGACTCGATCCTCCAGGCTGTCAGGCTATATGCAAATGCCAACAACGTGTATACCTTCCGCAATGCCCTCACTCCTTACGGCATCGACCCGGAGACCACCGACGGCAGTACTTACGTCTATCCGCTCACCCGTATCTTTACGCTTGGCCTGAGCTTCCGTTTTTAATCCACGAGCATTATGAAAAAGATTACAAGCATATTGATGACAGCGGTCCTGATACTGGGATCCGCCACCTCGTGCAGTTACTTCCTGGAGAAACCGGACACCACCGGTACAGTCGACCAGGACGCCGTGTTCTCGACGGCCAAGAATGCCAAGTCTGCCCTGATGACCTGCTATCGCGACGCCCTGCGTCACGGCTGGCCGGGGGGCATCGGCATCGGCCACAGCACGCTTGGAGCTCTCTGCGGCGAACTCGGCCGCGGCTACAGCTGGCATGGAAGTTACACCATCACCCAGCAGGGCCTTTCCGTCAACGGAATCGACGGCTCCGACGCTGGCGCAGAGAACTATGGCAACAACTGGCGCATTATCCGCGAGTGCTACATAGTATATGAGAATGTAGATAAGGTGACTGACCTTACCGATGCTGAGAAGCAGAACATGAAGGGAGAGGCCCTGGCCCTTATCGCCTATCGCTATATGGGCATGTTCTACCGTTACGGCGGAGTCCCTATAGTCCGCAAGTCCTTCGAGGCGAGCGATGACCTGACTGCAGGCCGCGCTACCCTCCAGGAGATGGTAGACTTCATAATGGAACTCTGCGACGAGGCCATCGGACTGCTTCCTGAGAAATGGAACGCAGCCAATACCGGACGAATGAGCAAGGGAGCTGCCCTGGCAATCAAGGCCCGCACCCTCCAGTTCGCCGCCCGCCCTCTTTTCAACAGCGACAGGCCGTATCTCGACAACGGCGCCGACAATGACCTCATATGTTTCGGCAACGCGAGCGTCGAGAGGTGGAAGGCCGCGATCGATGCCAATGAGGCCGTGCTCTCATGGGCCGCAGCCAACGGAGTCGTGCTTATCAATACCGGCGATGCCGGAGTCGGAGAGCCGAATCCACACGCATTCGACGACTATGGACGCGCTACCTCCGAGCCTTCGAACGAGGAGCTGATACTTGCGTACAAGTTCAACGACAACGGCGGGACTGACGCTCTGGTCAACTTTATCAACTGTTCCAACTATCAGACATACAATCATTTCGATACTGCCGAGAGCGGAATCCTTACAAACCATCTCGAGAAGTATTGGGATAAGGACGGCAATGATATAGACTGGCCTAAGGTCGGGGATGCTGCTCCGAAATCCGGCGCGGACTGGCGGGCCAATGTCGCCAAGACGGAGCCGAGAGCCCATGCCGACATCAAGTTCGGCGGCTTTGATTCTGATAATAATCCGGGCAACTATAACTGGACGAATGCGGGATGGGGCCGAGGAGGCTATTCTGCCGACAAGAACAAGAAGGATGTGTTCCCTAACGCCATAAGCGGCGGACGAGGAATCGGGGAACGTACCAAGTTCTATTACCATGCCGGCAGCCGTCTCTGGTTCGAACCGCCTCTTTTCCGCCTTGCCGAGACTTATCTCTACCTCGCCGAGGCATACAACGAGTACGGCAATACTGCAAAAGCCCTCGAGAACCTGAACATGGTTCACAACAGGGCAGGACTTCCTAAGATCACCGAGACCGACCAGGCCAAGCTCCGCGCGATCATTCAGCGCGAGTGCGCAGTAGAACTTTTCCAGGAGGGCGGCCACCGTTACTATGACGCAAAGCACTGGAAGCTCGCCGACATAGCAGACGGAGTCTGCGGAGGCCCTATGAGGATGCTCCAGTTCAACATCAAGAATGACAATTCGGTCGTATGGCCATATCCTGCCGAGGCTGTGGAGGACTATTGGGACTCCGTAGTCTATGAGGCATTCTGGTCAGATGCCATGTATCTGGAACCATTCCCTCAGACCGAGGTGAACAAGAAGACTATCACCCAGAATCCGGGGTATTGATTGTAAATGAACACAGCTATGATACATTCTGTTACAAGATATCTTATTCTGGCAGGGGCCCTGCTTCTCGCCAGTATGAGCCTTCCGGCCCAGGATTATGGGACGGGAGCAATTTCCACGGCTTCGGGTGACGATCTGTACAAGACCGTGAATCCGAACCTGACGAACACCTTCGTCGGCAACTTCTCCGGTATGAATGTTTATCAGGGTACCGGCGAGCTCGGAGGCAACAACGGCAAATGGATGATCCGAGGGATCGGCAGCTACGGAATGGGCTCATGGTCCTTGGCCAAGTTCTTCGTGGACGGCTTCGAGGTGAACGCCGAGTATGTATGCGCCATCTCTCCTTCCGAAATCGAGAAGGTTGAGGTATTGAAGGATGCCGCCGCCCTTGCCCTCTACGGAGAGAAAGGCGCCAACGGAATCATCCGCATAACTACCCGCAGGGGCGTCGAAGGCAAGACTTCGGTCCAGGCCCGCGTGCGGTACGGAATCCAGGATCCGCAGAGCATGAACAAGCCTCTCGGTTCGTTCGAATACGCCAGCCTCTACAACCAGGCCGTCTCCAACGACAACGGCATGAGATGGACTCCTGTCTATTCGGAGGAGCAGCTCGCCGCCTACAGGGACGGCACCGGCATCGATGTCGACTGGTATGACAAGGCGATGCGGGATTATGGTACATTCTCCGACGTGGACGTGATCCTCAACGGAGGGACCAAGGGTGCCCGATACAATATCAATCTTGATTATGTCGGCAACCAGGGCCTGCTTTCCGCAAAGAACTCGGATTCGACCAAGAATCTCGGATACAACCGCTTCAACGTAAGGGCCAACCTGGATTTCAGCGTGCTGAAGATCTTCGAGGTCCGCTTCGACATGGGCGGCCGTATAGAGATGCTGCACCGTCCGAACTACGCCATCTCCAGCCTGTTCTCGAACCTCCAGAAATATCCGTCAAACATATACAATGTCTATGACGACGAGGTCTGCGAGAATTACAGCGGTACTGCTGTCTATCCGAACAACCCTTATGCTTCAGTCCACGGACTCGGCTGGTACTCATACAAGGGCCGCAGTCTCCAGACAAATCTCTCCGTCAGGGAGAAGCTGGACATGGTCACCCCGGGCCTCTACCTGGAAGAAGCAGTCTCCCTGTACAGCTATACGCTGAGCACATATTCTAAGACTGCGAATTATGCCCGCTGGCACAACGGTTCTACCACTACTACGGACCAGACCACCACGCTCACCGCGAGCGGCTATGGCTCCGCCGGGATGCAGGACCGCAAGCAGGGCAGGATCACGGCCGGTTATGACCATGCCTTCGGAAAACACCACCTGACGACGGCCCTGAACTTCTATCTCTCGGCCTTCAAGGGAGACGGATACTTCTCATACAAATACAACGTCGCCAATCTCAACGGCTTCGTCAACTATGTATATGACGGCCGCTACGTCGTCGAGGCTGCGTTCTCCGAATTCGGCAACGACGCATACGCTCCCGGTCACCGCTGGGCATTCTATCCGACTGTCTCTGCGGCCTGGGTAGTCTCCAATGAGGGATTCATGAAAGGAAACGCCTTTGACTGGCTCAAGGTCAGGGCATCTGCCGGACTCTCCGGTTACTCTGACTCGGCAGCCACGTCGGTACTCGCGGACTACTCCTCCAAGGGTCGTTACCTGTTCAAGGATTACTATACATACAGCTACATCGGCAGCTTCTACACTGGTGCGACTTCAGGTACTTGGCAGACCACCCTCGTTCCGATGTTCGTTCCAAACGAGAATGTCCATTCGGAGAAGAGTCTCAAGTACAATCTCGGAGTCGACGCCCGCATAGGCGGCCTCAGTGCAAGCATAGACGCTTTCCTTGACAAGCGCTCCGATATCCTTACCCTTGACAAGTCCCTGATGGGATACTATGGCAAGCAGTATTCGTTCTCCAATTCCGGCAAGATGACAAATGCCGGTTTCGAGGTCGAGCTCGGCTATTCCGGAAAGACCGGGGACTTTGCCTACGGCATCGACGGTATGGTCTCATTCGCCCGGAACAGGGTGGACTTCATGGATGAGGTTCCTGCCGCCCATGCCTACAATGAGGCCACAGGCCGCCCGTTCGGTACATACATCGGACTCGTAGCCGACGGATTCTATGACATCACTGACTTCGACGACAGCGGAAACTTGATTTCGACCCTGCCTACGCCTGCTTTCGGAGCGGTCCAGCCGGGAGACATCAAGTATCTCGACCTCGACAAGAACGGAATCGTGGACCAGAATGACGTGACCAGGATCGGCCGCAGCTGGGTGCCTGAATGGGGCTTCGCCATGAACTTCAGGTTTGGCTGGAAGGGCTTCGACTTCCAGTGCATGATGCAGGGAGTCGCCGGAGTATCGGCAAACCTCCTCAGCAACTGGAACCAGAACGTCGCCTTCGTGGACAACGGCAATGCTTATGCAATCGCCAGGGGCGCATGGGCATATTACCCGGCCGAAGGCATCGACAACCGCGCCGGCGCCACCTATCCGCGACTCACGACCCGCAGCAACGAGAACAACTACCGTGACAGCTCATTCTGGATCAAGGATGCGTCATTCCTGAAGTGCCGGAACCTGGAGCTCGGCTACTCTTTCGATGCCGAAAAGCTGCAGAAGGCCCATATAAGCGGACTGCGATGCTTCGTGAGTGCGCAGAATGTGTTTACCATCAGTCCTTTCCAGAGAGACTACAATCTGGATCCGGAGAATCTCTCAGGCCTGTATCCGGCTATCAAGTCGTTCAACGCAGGCGTATCCATAACATTCTAAACCGTATCTGAAGATGAAAACGAAATACATTTTACTGACTATGGCTGCAGCGGCGATGACGCTGTCTTCCTGCGAGAAGTATCTGGACACCAGCCTGGATCTTCACAACACTTCCGAGACGGTAGGGACGTCGCGAAACTCCATCTGGGGTTTTGCCAATGCATTCTATTCTCCGATAATCTACGGGTACGCGGTGATTGACGACAACTTGTTCGCATCCGCTTCAGACGAGGCCCAGCAGACCTCTGCGGCATCCGATGTCATCTACTTCAACAAGGGCATCGTCAACTCCAGCGTCAACCCTCTTTGGAGATATTACAACAACTGCTATGAGGGTATCCGCGCAGCGAACTATTTCCTGGATTACGTCTCTGACGGAAAGGGAATGGCCTTGCTGGAGCAGAACAGGAACCTCATCACGGATGCGGTCAACTATGCCCGTGACGTCGCTTCCCTCAACTATTACATAGCAGAGGCCCATATTGCCCGCGCATACTATTATTCCGAGCTCATAAAGATGTACGGAGGAGTTCCGATCATCGAGCAGACCTCGGAAGCCGCCGGCGCCCGGAAGGTCGCCCGCAGCTCATACGAGGACTGCGTGGAATACATAGTCGGCGAGATCGACGGCTGGAAGGACCAGCTCGCTACAGACTGGACGGACAACAACACTAGGGAGGGACGTTTCACCCTCGGCGCCGCCCTTGCTATCAAGGCTCGCGTGCTGCTATATGCCGCATCTCCTCTCCACAATCCTTCGGGGGACTGGGACAAATGGGACAGGGCCGCCAAGGCTGCCGCCGACGTGATCAACCTGGGCACATACTCCCTCGACAGCGATTATGCGACATATTTCACTGGCAACCGTTCCCTCTCCAGCGCGGAGACCATCTATGCGGTCCGCAGGGCTGCCTCTAACACTATGGAGAAGAACAATTATCCTATCGCCACTTCCGGTGGGAAGAGCGGCGTCTGTCCGACGGAAAATCTGGTTTCCGCCTATGAGTGGACCGGAGCCGTGGATGAAGCCGATCCATATGCCAACAGGGACCCGCGTCTCGCCGCCTCCATTGTCGTCAATGGAAGCAGGTGGAACGGACGCGTGATAGCCCAGGCTGCAGGAGAGAGCGACGATATGGCCAGGACCAATGCCAGCCGTACCGGCTATTACCTCAGGAAGTTCCTCACGGACGAGCTGAACCTTACCCAGGGAGCCACCGCCCAGCATAACTGGGTGGCATACCGCTACGCCGAAGTTCTGCTCAACTATGCAGAGGCTGTCAACGAGGCTTATGGTCCCGCATCAGTCCCTGCCGGATTGCCTATGAGCGCCAAGGCCGCCCTTGCGATGGTGCGCAACCGCGCCAGCTCAAGCCTGCCGGCCGTGAATGCGGGCACTGTCGATGCTTTCCGCACCGCGGTCAAGCATGAACGTCAGGTCGAACTGGCCTTCGAGGACCATCGTTACTGGGACCTTCTCCGCTGGAGGGATGCCATCAATGTCCTCAATTCTCCTGTGCAGGGAGTGAAGGTCACCCGTTCCGAGGACAGGTATTCATACGAGGTCTTGGACGTGGCTGACAGGACTTTCATGGAGAGAAACTATTATCTGCCGTTCATGCGTTCCGAGGTCGTCAACTCCAAGGGGACCCTGGAGCAGAATGCCGGCTATTGATATTGAAAAAGTGAGCGAAATGAAGAAACTCTCAATCATATTATCTTGCTTATTATGGTCCTGCATCATGCAGGCGCAGTCTTTCTCTACTGCCGGATGGTGGGATGCTCCCGCAAAGGAAGCATTCTCCCCGGTGGTGGCGGAGGATGGCCGCGTGACATTCCGGGTCAATGCTCCCGGTGCCCGCAAGGTCGTGCTGTCCTTTGACGAATGGACAGTCCGCCGCTATCCTATGTCCAAGAAGGAGAAGGGCGTCTGGGAAGTGACCATAGGCCCGGTGAAGCCCGGTTGTTATGAGTATGCGTTTCTGGTCGACGGAGTCAAGGTGCTGGATTACGGCAACCCTGCAGTGAAAGTCGGCGCTGAGGTATATGCCAATACCGTGGACGTGCCGGGCGGCCGTTTCGACGAGCGTCTGCTCGCTGGCAGCCAGGTAGACGAGATCTCGTACATGAGCACTCCTCTCGGGACTCTCCGCAGGATGTGCGTCTATGTGCCGAAGGTCTATTTCGACGAGCCTGACCGCCAGTTCCCGGTGCTGTACCTGCGCCATGGGAAAGGCGACAACGAGCGCAGCTGGTGGGACGGGGCCAATGCCGACGCCATCATGGACAACCTGATCGCCGGCGGAAAAGCCGTTCCGATGCTGGTGGTGATGACCTATGGCATGACTGACGGCTCATGGGCCGGAGGCAGCGCTCCATGGGGGATAGAGAAACTGGAGCAGGAGTTGCTGGAGGATGTCATCCCTCTGGTCGAGAAGCGCTACCGGGTGCTGCCTGGAAAGGAAAACCGCGCGATTGCCGGGCTTTCCATGGGAGGCGGACAGGCCTTCATGATCGGTCTGCGCAACCTGGACAAGTTTGCATGGATAGGGGAGTTTTCTTCCGGTCTGCTGGCTGACGCAGCTACGGACTTTTCTTCCTACGGGATTCAGCTGGATGCTGATGCCGTCAACGGCGCTTTGGAGCTGCTGTGGGTGTCATGCGGGACGCTGGACGACCGTTGGGAGGGTCATCTGGAATTATGCCGCCGCCTCGACAGGGCCGGCATCGTCTATCAGAGCCATGATGCCGCTTATGGCCATCAGTGGCAGTTCTGGAGAGAGCAGCTGCGTGATTTCGCCGCCGCCATTTTTAAGAAATAAAAAAATACATGGATATGAAAAAAGTATATACACTTTTGCTTAGCCTGTCAGTCGTGGGAATGCTGTCTTCTTGCGGCGAAGTAATTGAAATCCCTGAAGTCGAGGAATCTCAGGGCCAGACTGAACAGCCGGTCGCTCCCGGCGAGGGCCTGTCCGGCGATGTGGTCTTCTCTGCTACATGGGCGACGCTTGCCGACGGCTCGCAGCCTGTCTGGGCCGGTTCGGACGTGATTATGCTATATGACGGATCTTCGGTGCAGACTCTCACCAATTCGGCAGAGGCCGGGATGGTGGCCAAGTTCCCTGCGACCGTCGCCGACGGCTCCACTTCTTTCTTTGCCGTGACTCCGGCTCTTGAGGGGATGTCGATTTCGGGACAGGAGATGACCTGCGTGCTTCCGACTGTCCAGACATCGGGAATAGTGCCTCCGGTGGCTGTGGCGAAGTCGTCCGGCTCCCAGCTGTTCTTCTGTCCGGTGCTTTCCAAGGTCTCATTCTCCGTCGGTTTCGAGGGGGCTACCAAGGTGGTCTTCAAGACTCAGGAGAAGATTGCCGGAGATGTCGTCGCTGATTACAGCGGAGAGCAGCCGGTACTGACGGCTTCGGCTTCCGAGGTTACTGTCATGGGCTCTTTTGCCAAGGGCGAGAAATATAGTTTCTCCATCATTCCTGCGGACATCAGCGGCTATACTGCCGAGGTTTATGTCGGAGATGCGGTCAAGGCCCATATCACCGGGGAGGCTTTCTCTGCGGTGGCCGGCGTCGTGACCGAGCTTCCTGCTTTTGCGCCGGATATCCCTACCTACAGGATTGTTTCGATGAAGCTCTGGGGCGGTACCGGTCCTGAGTACAACTGCACCAAGATATATGACCTGCTCAAGAAGCCTGGTTGCTTCAACAATGAGGACGGCCGCGGCATCGAGGCGCTGAAGGATAATTACATGGTCATGAAGGATGACGGTACGTTCATCAATTATGCCGGCGAGGACGGACGCAACTGGTGGTTCGTCTACAGCGGTTCGCAGAACCCTGAAAACGGCAAGGATATCGATCTGCGCAGCTTCTATGACTTGTATCCTCTCTATGAGGGCAAATGGGCCATGAAGTCGGCCCAGGAGATTGCGTTCACGAAGCCTGACGGCACCGTGACCACTGCGACCATGCTTCCTCCGGGCACATATGACATGCCTGGCACTTCTCCGACGCTGTCCGTCACTCTCGACCATATGGCCCTGATGTTCCAGATCAAGGGCGGAAAGGACAACTGGACCCACACTTGGGATGATTACGGGGTGATTGCCTGCCGTCCTCGTGCCCTGTTCGTCGAGATTGAGAAGATGCCTGACGGTTTCGTGGTTCCTGAGGCTTCGATGACGAGGGATGATGCGTTTAAGTATGAGCCTCCGGTTGTGGTCGATTTTGACTGGAACAGTCTTCCTGGAAAATGGACGGTATATGGCGGCAACGCTTCGCCGTTTGGAATCTTCGTCCTGGGCGGCTCCGGCAGCGATCCTGCTTTTGTCAGTCCGATTGACAAGAGCTGGCTCTGGAATGATTCTATCTGGAGGGAGTCTGACAATGGACTGTCGATTGCAGTCACTTCTATGGCTGGTGCCGAGGTCAAGGGTACTACCAACTGGTGGGCCGGAAACGACGGCAAGTTCTGGGATTACAAGTGGAAGAGTACGGATGAGGATCTTTCGAGGTTCTATAACCAGCTGCCTAAGGGTAAGTATGAGTTTACGATGAACCTCCAGACTCTGGAGATCACTCTCGGCAACGGCCATAAGGCAAGGTTCCTGGGTCCTGGCGTCAATGAGTTCGTCTATGGCAAGACGCTTACCGTGCCTGATGGCTGTTTTGCTCTGGCTTTCCATCTGATGGATCCTATCCCGGCGACTGCCGACCACTACAAGGATGTGGACCGCTTCGTCAATGCTCCTCTCGAGTACGTGATCATCTTCGAGAAACAGCAATAACTTCAAGGGCTGCCTTTCCGGGCAGCCCTTTTTCTATCTTCGCCGTATGGTCTGCCGCCGTCTCGTCCGGTTGACGGGCCGCTTCCGGCAGCGTCGGGAATCCTCGTGGTCGCGGCTCTGTTCCGCCGACTGCGTCGGCTCCATCCCTCCCAATGTCTACTTCGTCCTGCTGCGCAGAACTCGTATCCATCGGGCCCCTCCCTCTGACGTGGCCGAGGGTGGCCACGCTCGCCGCGACCAGAGGACACCCGCCGCTTTCTCGCCACTGCGACTGGCAGTGTCCTGCGGCGTCCAGCTGACGGGCCGCCTCCGGCAGGTTCGGAAAAGCTGCTCGGTCGCTGTCGCCGCCTAAACGGCTAACTCAGTCCTTTTACGTCTCCTTCGTCGCTTCGCTCGAAGTCGCCGTAACGTCCTTCAAACACACGCCGTTTTTCACGGCGGCGCCGGCCGCTCCCTCGCTCATCGCTTTTCCTCAATGCCTCCGGCGTCTCCGCCAGCTGGCCACGGTATCCGGCACCAGCAGAGGTTCGGACAATTGACACGCCCCCGCTTTACGAGTTCTCTAATCCGTCGGATAAAGCGTTGAGGGTGCAGCAATGTGCCACTGAGCGACCTGTATTAAGGGATGGCGCACCCTCAACCTTGATATTTCGGCGTTGAGGGTGCAGCACTGTGC
This window encodes:
- a CDS encoding TonB-linked outer membrane protein, SusC/RagA family, giving the protein MIHSVTRYLILAGALLLASMSLPAQDYGTGAISTASGDDLYKTVNPNLTNTFVGNFSGMNVYQGTGELGGNNGKWMIRGIGSYGMGSWSLAKFFVDGFEVNAEYVCAISPSEIEKVEVLKDAAALALYGEKGANGIIRITTRRGVEGKTSVQARVRYGIQDPQSMNKPLGSFEYASLYNQAVSNDNGMRWTPVYSEEQLAAYRDGTGIDVDWYDKAMRDYGTFSDVDVILNGGTKGARYNINLDYVGNQGLLSAKNSDSTKNLGYNRFNVRANLDFSVLKIFEVRFDMGGRIEMLHRPNYAISSLFSNLQKYPSNIYNVYDDEVCENYSGTAVYPNNPYASVHGLGWYSYKGRSLQTNLSVREKLDMVTPGLYLEEAVSLYSYTLSTYSKTANYARWHNGSTTTTDQTTTLTASGYGSAGMQDRKQGRITAGYDHAFGKHHLTTALNFYLSAFKGDGYFSYKYNVANLNGFVNYVYDGRYVVEAAFSEFGNDAYAPGHRWAFYPTVSAAWVVSNEGFMKGNAFDWLKVRASAGLSGYSDSAATSVLADYSSKGRYLFKDYYTYSYIGSFYTGATSGTWQTTLVPMFVPNENVHSEKSLKYNLGVDARIGGLSASIDAFLDKRSDILTLDKSLMGYYGKQYSFSNSGKMTNAGFEVELGYSGKTGDFAYGIDGMVSFARNRVDFMDEVPAAHAYNEATGRPFGTYIGLVADGFYDITDFDDSGNLISTLPTPAFGAVQPGDIKYLDLDKNGIVDQNDVTRIGRSWVPEWGFAMNFRFGWKGFDFQCMMQGVAGVSANLLSNWNQNVAFVDNGNAYAIARGAWAYYPAEGIDNRAGATYPRLTTRSNENNYRDSSFWIKDASFLKCRNLELGYSFDAEKLQKAHISGLRCFVSAQNVFTISPFQRDYNLDPENLSGLYPAIKSFNAGVSITF
- a CDS encoding Starch-binding associating with outer membrane; the protein is MKTKYILLTMAAAAMTLSSCEKYLDTSLDLHNTSETVGTSRNSIWGFANAFYSPIIYGYAVIDDNLFASASDEAQQTSAASDVIYFNKGIVNSSVNPLWRYYNNCYEGIRAANYFLDYVSDGKGMALLEQNRNLITDAVNYARDVASLNYYIAEAHIARAYYYSELIKMYGGVPIIEQTSEAAGARKVARSSYEDCVEYIVGEIDGWKDQLATDWTDNNTREGRFTLGAALAIKARVLLYAASPLHNPSGDWDKWDRAAKAAADVINLGTYSLDSDYATYFTGNRSLSSAETIYAVRRAASNTMEKNNYPIATSGGKSGVCPTENLVSAYEWTGAVDEADPYANRDPRLAASIVVNGSRWNGRVIAQAAGESDDMARTNASRTGYYLRKFLTDELNLTQGATAQHNWVAYRYAEVLLNYAEAVNEAYGPASVPAGLPMSAKAALAMVRNRASSSLPAVNAGTVDAFRTAVKHERQVELAFEDHRYWDLLRWRDAINVLNSPVQGVKVTRSEDRYSYEVLDVADRTFMERNYYLPFMRSEVVNSKGTLEQNAGY
- a CDS encoding Starch-binding associating with outer membrane: MTAVLILGSATSCSYFLEKPDTTGTVDQDAVFSTAKNAKSALMTCYRDALRHGWPGGIGIGHSTLGALCGELGRGYSWHGSYTITQQGLSVNGIDGSDAGAENYGNNWRIIRECYIVYENVDKVTDLTDAEKQNMKGEALALIAYRYMGMFYRYGGVPIVRKSFEASDDLTAGRATLQEMVDFIMELCDEAIGLLPEKWNAANTGRMSKGAALAIKARTLQFAARPLFNSDRPYLDNGADNDLICFGNASVERWKAAIDANEAVLSWAAANGVVLINTGDAGVGEPNPHAFDDYGRATSEPSNEELILAYKFNDNGGTDALVNFINCSNYQTYNHFDTAESGILTNHLEKYWDKDGNDIDWPKVGDAAPKSGADWRANVAKTEPRAHADIKFGGFDSDNNPGNYNWTNAGWGRGGYSADKNKKDVFPNAISGGRGIGERTKFYYHAGSRLWFEPPLFRLAETYLYLAEAYNEYGNTAKALENLNMVHNRAGLPKITETDQAKLRAIIQRECAVELFQEGGHRYYDAKHWKLADIADGVCGGPMRMLQFNIKNDNSVVWPYPAEAVEDYWDSVVYEAFWSDAMYLEPFPQTEVNKKTITQNPGY
- a CDS encoding enterochelin esterase: MKKLSIILSCLLWSCIMQAQSFSTAGWWDAPAKEAFSPVVAEDGRVTFRVNAPGARKVVLSFDEWTVRRYPMSKKEKGVWEVTIGPVKPGCYEYAFLVDGVKVLDYGNPAVKVGAEVYANTVDVPGGRFDERLLAGSQVDEISYMSTPLGTLRRMCVYVPKVYFDEPDRQFPVLYLRHGKGDNERSWWDGANADAIMDNLIAGGKAVPMLVVMTYGMTDGSWAGGSAPWGIEKLEQELLEDVIPLVEKRYRVLPGKENRAIAGLSMGGGQAFMIGLRNLDKFAWIGEFSSGLLADAATDFSSYGIQLDADAVNGALELLWVSCGTLDDRWEGHLELCRRLDRAGIVYQSHDAAYGHQWQFWREQLRDFAAAIFKK